The proteins below are encoded in one region of Saccopteryx leptura isolate mSacLep1 chromosome 1, mSacLep1_pri_phased_curated, whole genome shotgun sequence:
- the GPATCH2 gene encoding G patch domain-containing protein 2 isoform X3 has product MFGAAGRQPIGAPDAGNSWHFRRTMEELVHDLVSALEESSEQARGGFAEVGDHARILSCPLKRQARKRRGRKRRSYNVHHPWEAGHCLSEGSDSSLEEPSKDYRENHNSNKKDHSDSDDQILVAKRRPSSALNTSVRGKRPLWHEADFVADSLGNSRTLRRRRKVKRMALDLPHDLSSKRAMTQPPEGCRDQDMDHDRACQYQEFTKNKVKKRKLRIIRQGPKIQDEGVVLESEELSQPGKDKMDYEEQKVSDELMSDSDSSSLSSTDAGLFTNDEGRQGDDEQSDWFYEKEAGGACGITGVVPWWEKEDPTELDHSVPDPVFESILTGSFPLMSHPGRRGFQARLSRLHGMPSKNIKKSGGTPATMATNWTSEIPL; this is encoded by the exons ATGTTCGGGGCCGCCGGGCGCCAACCGATCGGAGCTCCAGACGCCGGGAACAGCTG GCATTTCCGCCGGACCATGGAGGAGCTGGTACATGACCTGGTCTCAGCGTTGGAGGAGAGCTCGGAGCAAGCCCGGGGCGGCTTTGCAGAGGTGGGGGACCATGCGCGCATCCTGTCCTGCCCCCTGAAGCGCCAAGCACGGAAAAGGCGAGGGAGGAAGCGGAGGTCGTACAACGTCCACCACCCCTGGGAGGCCGGGCACTGCCTGAGTGAAGGCTCCGATTCCAGTTTAGAAGAACCAAGCAAGGACTACCGGGAGAACCATAACAGTAACAAGAAGGACCACAGTGACTCAGACGACCAGATACTGGTGGCAAAGCGCAGGCCCTCGTCTGCCTTGAATACCAGCGTTCGTGGGAAGCGGCCCCTGTGGCATGAGGCAGACTTTGTGGCGGACAGCCTGGGCAACAGCAGGACCCTGCGCCGCAGGAGGAAGGTGAAGCGCATGGCCCTGGACCTGCCTCACGACCTCTCCAGCAAACGGGCCATGACCCAGCCCCCCGAGGGCTGTCGGGACCAGGACATGGACCATGACAGAGCTTGCCAGTACCAAGAGTTTACCAAAAACAAAGtcaagaagaggaaactgaggatcaTTAGACAGGGACCCAAAATCCAAGATGAAGGAGTGGTTTTAGAGAGTGAAGAGCTAAGCCAGCCCGGCAAGGACAAGATGGACTATGAAGAGCAGAAGGTCTCCGACGAGCTCATGAGTGACAG TGATTCCAGCAGCCTCAGCAGCACTGACGCTGGTCTGTTTACCAATGATGAGGGAAGGCAAG GTGATGACGAGCAGAGTGACTGGTTCTACGAGAAGGAGGCGGGGGGTGCTTGTGGCATCACTGGAGTCGTGCCCTGGTGGGAGAAGGAAGACCCGACTGAGCTGGACCACAGTGTCCCAGATCCCGTCTTTGAAAGTATCCTAACTGGTTCTTTCCCCCTTATGTCGCATCCCGGGAGAAGAG GTTTCCAAGCTCGACTCAGTCGTCTTCATGGAATGCCTtccaagaatattaaaaaatctgGAGGGACCCCAGCCACAATG